A stretch of Chaetodon auriga isolate fChaAug3 chromosome 21, fChaAug3.hap1, whole genome shotgun sequence DNA encodes these proteins:
- the cdh19 gene encoding cadherin-7, giving the protein MGSAEETHGWTVKMSMPSVLAMVTVFSMIPGGVLSDMRGPQGLEAQQLAPGSTHLHRRLKRGWIWKQLFVPEEDPTPRVIGQLKSDSDRGEFSIKYILSGEGAGDVFEIDEYSGEIRTLKKLDREEKAFYVLQAQAINRWSNEPEEPQSEFIIKVQDINDNAPQFQNEPYVSSIPEMCPTGTTVAQVTATDADDPMLGNNAKLIYSILQGEPYFSVEPKTGIIVTSWPNMDREAREQYLVVVQVKDMLGLSGGYSSSTTVTVSLTDVNDNGPTFQHHLYAFAVPENAAVGTTVGRIMAEDGDTGINARMTYSLEDDLEESSTFIIRTDPLTQEGVIMLAKPLDFETKRRFVMAAEAVNDHVDTRFLTLEEFRDRTTLKIVVEDVDEPPVFLSPVYDWKVPENVAVGTVVGSVSARDTDTVNKPVRYSIDKRSDTTKAFKIDPNNGTISVTKALDRETSNWHNLTVEAKETTHNHLSSSVVVFIKVLDINDNVPRLARDYQPYICEGTQAGELIQLLSATDPDEPVEGHHFYFSMVPEKHINPNFTIRDNQDNTAGIVARRSTFTRKDQTQYLLPVVVTDSGSPALSSTSTLTISVCSCQPAGHCPTGGVKALALSMGVSLQTLLGLVVCLFTLTVLSILMLMVRRHRRKQQEVLEVEAKELELPETVSQKVLYYGEPGGLRADLDFCQPVVPLRPHPRRRERRLRREDVRASIRMSLRESHLIGPEDEVFRQFILDRLAEADQDPHVPPFDCLRIYAYEGSGSPTGSLSSLESSDLELGPEQPVYNPRPCLVRLTPWHGVREEDTIF; this is encoded by the exons ATGGGaagtgcagaggaaacacacggATGGACAGTAAAAATGAGCATGCCGAGTGTTTTGGCCATGGTGACGGTCTTTTCCATGATTCCTGGCGGAGTGCTGAGCGATATGAGAGGTCCTCAGGGTCTGGAAGCCCAACAATTGGCCCCGGGGTCCACTCATCTGCACCGTCGCCTGAAGAGAGGCTGGATCTGGAAACAGCTGTTTGTCCCCGAGGAAGATCCCACTCCTCGTGTTATTGGCCAG CTCAAATCCGACTCTGACCGAGGCGAGTTTTCCATCAAGTACATATTATCAGGAGAAGGTGCCGGAGATGTGTTTGAGATCGACGAGTACTCCGGTGAGATCCGGACACTGAAGAAGCTCGACCGAGAGGAAAAGGCCTTCTACGTCCTTCAAGCACAGGCTATCAACAGGTGGTCCAATGAACCAGAGGAACCCCAGTCAGAGTTCATCATCAAGGTGCAGGATATCAATGACAACGCCCCCCAGTTCCAGAACGAGCCATATGTGTCCAGCATCCCTGAGATGTGTCCAACCG GGACCACAGTGGCCCAGGTGACAGCCACAGATGCTGATGATCCCATGTTAGGAAACAACGCCAAGCTCATCTACTCCATCCTGCAGGGGGAGCCCTACTTCTCTGTGGAGCCAAAGACGG ggaTTATTGTCACATCTTGGCCAAACATGGACCGTGAGGCCAGGGAGCAGTACCTGGTGGTGGTCCAGGTGAAGGATATGCTGGGCCTCAGTGGCGGCTACTCTTCCTCCACCACAGTCACCGTCAGCCTGACTGATGTCAACGACAATGGACCCACATTCCAGCACC ACCTGTACGCCTTTGCCGTTCCTGAAAATGCGGCCGTGGGCACCACAGTGGGCAGGATTATGGCCGAGGATGGAGACACTGGCATCAATGCCAGAATGACCTACAGTCTGGAGGATGACCTGGAGGAAAGCTCCACTTTCATCATCAGAACTGACCCTCTGACACAGGAGGGAGTTATTATGCTAGCCAAG CCGTTGGACTTTGAAACTAAAAGACGTTTTGTCATGGCCGCCGAGGCAGTCAATGACCACGTGGACACTCGTTTTCTGACTTTGGAGGAGTTCAGGGACAGGACGACACTCAAGATTGTTGTGGAGGATGTGGATGAGCCgcctgtcttcctctcaccGGTCTACGACTGGAAAGTTCCTGAAAATGTAGCTGTGGGAACTGTGGTTGGCAGCGTTAGTGCCAGAGACACTGACACAGTCAACAAGCCCGTCAG aTATTCAATTGATAAAAGGAGTGATACCACAAAAGCTTTCAAAATAGACCCAAACAATGGAACTATAAGCGTCACTAAAGCTTTGGACCGAGAGACTTCAAACTGGCATAATTTGACTGTTGAAGCAAAGGAAACGA CGCACAACCATTTATCCTCCTCTGTGGTGGTGTTCATCAAAGTGCTGGACATAAACGACAATGTGCCAAGGCTTGCAAGAGATTACCAGCCATATATCTGTGAGGGAACACAGGCGGGAGAA ctcattcagctgctcagtgctACTGATCCAGACGAGCCTGTGGAGGGACACCACTTCTACTTCTCCATGGTGCCCGAGAAGCATATCAATCCAAACTTCACTATCAGAGATAATCAAG ACAATACAGCTGGCATCGTCGCACGCAGGAGCACTTTTACCCGCAAGGATCAAACTCAGTATCTCCTGCCTGTTGTGGTGACAGATAGCggctctccagctctctccagCACCAGCACTTTGACCATCAGCGTGTGCAGCTGCCAACCTGCTGGCCACTGTCCCACAGGGGGGGTGAAGGCCCTCGCCCTGTCTATGGGGGTCAGCCTGCAAACCTTGTTAGGGCTTGTGGTCTGCCTGTTCACACTCACAG TGCTGTCGATTCTAATGCTGATGGTGAGGAGACACAGGCGGAAGCAGCAGGAGGTACTGGAGGTGGAGGCGAAGGAGCTAGAGCTGCCTGAGACAGTGTCACAGAAGGTGCTGTATTACGGAGAGCCAGGGGGTTTAAGAGCAGACCTGGACTTCTGCCAGCCTGTGGTCCCGCTGCGACCTCACcccaggaggagggagaggaggctgcGGAGGGAGGACGTCAGGGCCAGCATACGAATGTCCCTCCGAGAGTCCCACCTCATAGGGCCGGAGGATGAGGTCTTCAGGCAGTTTATTCTGGACAGGCTGGCAGAGGCTGATCAGGATCCTCACGTTCCCCCATTTGACTGTCTAAGGATCTATGCATACGAGGGTTCAGGGTCTCCCACAGGGTCCCTCAGCTCACTGGAGTCATCTGATTTGGAGCTTGGACCAGAGCAACCTGTTTATAATCCCAGACCCTGCTTGGTTAGACTTACCCCGTGGCATGGAGTACGAGAGGAAGACACCATCTTCTGA